From Periophthalmus magnuspinnatus isolate fPerMag1 chromosome 1, fPerMag1.2.pri, whole genome shotgun sequence:
ccttagaccctctgtctcagcaaagaaaaacaaaaaaacccagtggggaaaaagaggggaaccacagtgaaggagagctCCACTTCCATGGACGGGCAGCTGCAGATGTGCCCAGGTTTAAtgcacatccatttgcagatgtTCAAGTCTCTAGGGCCAGGgcccactcaactaagggacatGCTAGGGtaggggtcatccagccaggtgtGGGTACAGGAGGGGCATCTAGAGTCCAGCTCTAGATGCCTCTAGAGTCCAGCTATCACCAGGCGGTCAGCGGCCAGGCATCTGAAACGGTTGCATTGCCCAGAGGGGAGTTGGACAGGGAACAACGtgtgaatagcaatgaacaAACTTCAGGTGAACTGAAGTGTGAATGCAGTTGACAGGGAAAGTAGGAGAAAACAGAGCATAGTGCTCAGGTTACCATACTTCTCACAGCATAGCTGCTCCTGAGGCATCTTAACTAAAACTGcaggttttatttctgctcctaaTTGACCTGGCCATAAGCTAATTCAAAGGAACATTTCAAGCCTGGTCGtaaatgtagagactgtggGGGGCTCTTTAACATGGCCAGGGGGCTGATCCCATAACACAGAAGGTTGGTAAATCAAAGGTCTCCTTTAGACATTTTAGGAACCACCAGTAGTCCAGCATTTTGATAGCAGAATGCACTATTTGGATGATGGGGTACTATAGTGTCTTGCAAATACGATGGGGACATTCCCTGGTACTTATCAGATAAGTAGGATTTAAACCAGCCGTGGGCTGCCCTTCTGACCTCTGTAGTAGAATATTGTGGTCGATGAGGTCAAGCACTTCACTGAGGTCCAACAGAACCAGAACTGAGACCAATCCATTGTCAGGAGCTAATGAGTCATTTGTGACTTAATAGTGCAGTTTCTCTGCTGTGGCGAGCTCTGAATCCTGATCCTGAAAAcctttaaattaattattagcCTGTAGTGGCGACAAAGCTGCTTAACTTTTTAAAGGATTTTTGAGATGATTAGAGGGGATGATTATAGATGGGTCTATAGTTGGCTAAAAAtcaggtttagttttttttttccagaagtgGCTTAATCACTGACTATGTCCCCCAGTCCTTCAAATATGGCTTTTCTAATGAAGAATTATGTTAAGGATAGGATCTATAATTGGAGAGAGgatttctttgaggagtctgatggGAATAGAGTAACATACGAGTTGAGGTTCTTGAGGACATAAAGGCTGAAGTTGTCTCTACTTGGTCGACAGCAGTAAACGTGTGTAGTATCACTGGTGGATTTATGTGGGACCCCATTTTACAGCCTGCGGTTGCTCAGTATTAACTGTAGGAGTATTGGGTCAAAATCACAATCATTAGAGATACATTAACTAATGGGACAGGACTCAGTGGCTGGGCCTGGATCGTGTCCAGCTGATGGTGACTTGATGTTTGACGTGACTTTCTGTTGCAGGTCGTTCTGGGCATTACCCCAGTGCTTTACTGCTTGGGACAGCAGTGTGTCACTCACCTCACCTGAATCACATCTTCTCTTATCAAGTCCTTCACTGAAGCGGAGCAGCCATGATGCTCTCAGAGCTGGACCTGGAGGACGTGGAGGCCCTGCACTCAGGTGGGTCTGTTAGCTTGTTACTCTGTTAGACTGTTCGCTTCCAGATGCTGACCTGTGTGTTTGCTCTCAGGGTCCTCGTTTCTGACGGCTGACACTTTGGGGCCCCTTCTGGACCATTGTGGTGAAGCTCTGCTTGGCCTGTCTTCTCTGGAGGAGccgctctcctccatctctcctgtgCACTCCCATCATGCACCTCTCCCTGAAGCCAAAGCCTCAGACCTGATGCTGCCATGGCTTGGAACTAGTGACCTGCTGGACATTGAGTGTCCGCAGGAAGAAGGTGAGCTCTCTCATATGTTTGTGGATCGTCTTCTCTGAGTTTGCTCTGTAATCAAACCCTGTGTATTAAAATGGCCTTTTGCCTGTGTACAGATGCTTTGCTGGCTATGGAGTGGGTGTCTGAGAAGCTGGAGCTGGGTGAGCTGGACCTGGACTCTCTGCTGGACTCGTCTGACGACTGTCCTGACTCTCCTTACTCTCCTGATGCTGTGCCGGCCCCCTGCCCCCAGCCTGACCTGACCCCTGCCTTGACCCTCGAGAGCCCAGAGGGAGCAGTGAAGAGCGAACCCCTGTCCCCGGCCCTCAGCCCGGAGCTGGGCAGTGAGGTGGAGCTGGGGCAGGACCTAGTGGAGGGGCCCAGTCACTCTCATAGTGACAGTGACAGCGACTCAGGCATCGAATCGTCCCCTCCCCACACCCCCCAGAGCTGCAAGAGCAAGCCCTACAGCCGCCCACAGCCAGACACAAAACCCTCCCGCCCACTCAAGCCTGTCAAGACCGTGGAAAAGAAGCTCAAGAAGATGGAACAGAACAAGACGGCAGCCACACGCTACCGTCAGAAGAAGAgggtggagcaggaggagctgaATGCAGAGCGCCTCCTCCTGGAGCAGAAGAACCAGGAGCTGTCAGAGAGAGCCCAGGCCCTCAGCAAGGAGATCCAGTACCTCAAAGACCTGATGGAGGAGGTACGCCGCCACCACCAGAGCAAGACCAGAACAGCGACCAAGTGAGACGCAGTGTCCAGATGGGCCCGAGCCCTGCGTGTGTACATAGATTTGTGCTGATGCTTTTTCTTTCACAGTGCTACTTTAGCTTGTATAAACGCTTTGCTCTTCTGATTTCAATAAATGTCTATTCTCCTGTTGAACTTTGTGTGTTGTGAGTTATTGGCCTGTTTATAGAGCCCATCATCTAGGGGACAGGGATTCACAAAATGTTCTATTGGTAACTCTTGCCAACAACGCAGGGTCCCCTGCTCTGAAATAAGTGCCAATATACAAACCTGTATAATATCTCATTTATAATGAACTAGATCCTAATTGAGTACAATCTAGACCTCAGCCATAACCACTGTACAGCCCTCTGCTACATGGCTGATTCAATAAGTTAATGAAACAACCGAAGCAATCAAGGTAACACGTGAAAATGTGCCTACTTTCAGCCCGACAGTTAACTTTACATCAGTCGATGGCATTTCTCATTCGATTATAAACTTGTCAGCCTCAGTACAGAAGCTCCTGTCCTGCAGGCGGCAGTGCTGCGCTCTGTCCGCTGTGCCGGAGAACACTTCCTACATGTTTTTACGCACAGCCAAATCTTTAAACACGACTGTCCCAGCGCTTTACTGTTCCACCCGCAGGCCAGTTCCGGAGGTCTGTCTCACGCGCAGGTAGGTGTTTGGACGTGACGTCCACAATGTGGACACGGCCGGTAGACGAGGAAGACGATAGACAACAGTGTGGTCCTGTGTCAGTCACGAGTGACTGAAGGAGAAGTTACACTGTTCAGAAATAAGGTGGATTTATATCAGAATCGAGTCAgacttattctgtaaagcgaGGCTGAGAGAACAGGTATGTTTGATTTGGCAAAGTGCCTTATGTTTGTTCTTGACTCTTGAAAAATGTCCTTAAAGTTTTAGCATGTGGCATAGACTCATGAGGCGCCCACACCTCTCCTTTCATTCTCGTTGAAGCCCAAATCCGAGGCTTTTCTCCACTTCAGCCACTTCTCCACTTCTAAGTAGGACAAGTTATGCCTTGAGCTGCATTCAcgctcctggtttggtcctggtttaattctgggtaGGCTAGATCCATGGTCCCAGTTTAGATCTAATATTTGCTGTGGTCTGTGTCTTcttcactctgtgtgtgttgATCAGGTGTTACAGGGTTCAGAAGTTGAACACTTTCGCTCtcttgttatttcagaatgtccTCGGGCCCCCGTCATGTGGTGTGGAGCTCCAAGGGGGCCGTGGCCTACTTGAGCACACGGCCCTGGACCCCTGGCTCTGTGGTGGTGGAGCCCAGCCTGAGTGGAGCAGAGGGGGGCAGTGTGTTTGAGCTGCCAGAGGAGGCGtacctgtccctgctcctgggGGCCCGAGGAGTGTCCCGACTCCTGTGTGAGAGACTGGGCGTCCACAGGTGTGCACTGGTGGCCAGACCTCAGCCACACCGCCCCCCACAAGTAAGAGGAAGAATGGATTTGAAATAGTAATTTTAATCTGATGGCTGGTCTGctacccgcttgtctccatggagatgttattgttttgctagGAATATtgcacagtattgcattaaccGTAACTGTATCGCATATTACAGctgttattgctcaaaaatgctgtGAGCGGGGCCGtttatccacagatctgacatttaatgtcatactttggaacattctaggcaaaataataaaatgggaGACCAGTAGATGGAATAccaagaaaagttacgcagtgcacctttaattttatTGTGGTGTTTTATGAATTTGACCTGAACATCGTGTCCGTTCTTTTCTCAGGTCCAGGTGCTGCCTCTCCATGGTCTGGATGCAGAGTGGTGTCCTCACCTGGCCGCAGACGAGGAGTTCAACCCCACTGACCCTGGGTATTGCACGTCCAAGAGCGCCCCCCGCTGGAGTGAGGAGCGACTGACGGAGCTCCAGGGCCAGATCAGGGCCATGCTGCCGgaccctctctcccctccagaCTACACCTTTCTGGGGGAGGATCCCGCTCACCCCGGCCTCTTCTCGAGGATCGTGCGGGGGGAGGAGCTCCAGTGGAGGGTGTGGGACGACCCCGGGCATGTGGCCTTCCTCACCCCGTTCCCCAACACTCCCGGGCTGACGGTGGTGGTCCCGCGGAGACCCCTGCCCTCAGACATATTCAGTCTGGAGGAGCAGGACTACGTGTCCCTGGTGCAGGCGTCTCGGAGCGTGGCTCTGCTTCTACTCAGGAGCCTGGCTGCTTCTGCTGTGGGGATGATTTTTGAGGGTTTTGAGATCAACTACGCTCATGTCAAACTGATGCCTCTCTTTTCATCGTGTTCATCGAGAGGGGAGCAGATTGGGGCCAGAGCTGCCCCCTTCTACAGCATCTACCCTGGGTTTGTGAGCTCCGAGGATGGACCTGAGGCCAGCGCTCACAGCCTCAAAGAGCTCCATGCTCAGCTCACCTGTTAGACACTTGTGTCACTGGTTCTTCTAGTCATATTGTACTGGATCATTCAGGAACTGACCTGGGCCTGTTGCTGGAATCTTCAGATGTTAAGAGAAGGCCGGGCTCAGAGTCGTGTGTTCTGGACCAGACTCTGGGCTGTGCTCTGGACCAGTACTTTTATTCATATCCATAGGATAAATAGGATAATGTTTGAAGTAATGTTTAGAAGATGTTTCATTGCATTTtgcatttataatattttttatgatttgattccacaattgcaaaaaaaatgaccaaatttgCTAATTTACTTTTATATGATGTACATTAAAAATCGTCAATTTTCTACACAGTATTCTCCTGCTGGCTGCACCTGTTgtacaagtttattttttatagaatatacatttaaatgaaaataacataACCTCTGAAATCATAGTAAAAGTGATGAACTTTAGCAGCCCAGCAATCCAGACAGACTAAAGGAGGCTGTAATCCAATCATCTTTATttctaaacacattttacaaacaaaagccATTTCCAAATTACCACCCACATCGTCAGATCATCTCAtaaattctttctttctttattctgtatttgtcagggaccatgtacaaattaattaatcttacaaaagaaaagattatttgtaccagatttagctactgctactttccctgtgcagtccctgggcagtgaacacattaaaaatacacatttcattacaattacattatagttcatttcatcattaacattag
This genomic window contains:
- the LOC117373607 gene encoding uncharacterized protein LOC117373607, which gives rise to MFLRTAKSLNTTVPALYCSTRRPVPEVCLTRRMSSGPRHVVWSSKGAVAYLSTRPWTPGSVVVEPSLSGAEGGSVFELPEEAYLSLLLGARGVSRLLCERLGVHRCALVARPQPHRPPQVQVLPLHGLDAEWCPHLAADEEFNPTDPGYCTSKSAPRWSEERLTELQGQIRAMLPDPLSPPDYTFLGEDPAHPGLFSRIVRGEELQWRVWDDPGHVAFLTPFPNTPGLTVVVPRRPLPSDIFSLEEQDYVSLVQASRSVALLLLRSLAASAVGMIFEGFEINYAHVKLMPLFSSCSSRGEQIGARAAPFYSIYPGFVSSEDGPEASAHSLKELHAQLTC
- the atf4a gene encoding cyclic AMP-dependent transcription factor ATF-4 yields the protein MMLSELDLEDVEALHSGSSFLTADTLGPLLDHCGEALLGLSSLEEPLSSISPVHSHHAPLPEAKASDLMLPWLGTSDLLDIECPQEEDALLAMEWVSEKLELGELDLDSLLDSSDDCPDSPYSPDAVPAPCPQPDLTPALTLESPEGAVKSEPLSPALSPELGSEVELGQDLVEGPSHSHSDSDSDSGIESSPPHTPQSCKSKPYSRPQPDTKPSRPLKPVKTVEKKLKKMEQNKTAATRYRQKKRVEQEELNAERLLLEQKNQELSERAQALSKEIQYLKDLMEEVRRHHQSKTRTATK